In Acidobacteriota bacterium, the following are encoded in one genomic region:
- a CDS encoding flagellar biosynthetic protein FliR, with protein MDTLAIQLPWETAIAGAALSIRALAFVSIAPLVGGSGVPVRLRVAFAVMLVLLLAPVVPAPDPDVGLLRLVLTESLVGFLLGFAGRMVIDAALYAGGVASYSSGLAIANQLDPITQLNLPMLGVLYRLLGILTFLAIGGHRQFVAVLARSYTLLPVGTASLEGPWVASAISLTGRMIVLGVRLAAPVIVSGLLVDTALMLVARAVPQMHILVVGAPIRLGFGLLAVGLSLQILLPLIVESIDGSMTDAGALLRALGG; from the coding sequence GTGGACACCCTGGCCATCCAGCTCCCCTGGGAGACCGCCATCGCCGGTGCGGCCCTGTCCATCAGGGCCCTGGCCTTCGTCTCCATCGCTCCCCTGGTGGGAGGCAGCGGCGTTCCCGTGCGGCTGCGGGTGGCCTTCGCCGTGATGCTCGTGCTGCTCCTGGCACCCGTGGTGCCGGCCCCCGATCCCGACGTGGGCCTGCTACGGCTGGTGCTGACGGAGTCGCTGGTGGGTTTCCTGCTGGGATTCGCCGGCAGGATGGTGATCGATGCCGCGCTCTACGCCGGCGGCGTGGCGAGCTACTCCTCGGGGCTGGCCATCGCCAACCAGCTCGATCCGATCACTCAGCTCAACCTGCCCATGCTCGGCGTGCTTTACCGACTGCTCGGCATTCTGACCTTCCTGGCCATCGGCGGTCACCGCCAGTTCGTCGCCGTGCTGGCCCGTTCCTACACCCTTCTGCCCGTCGGAACCGCCAGCCTGGAGGGTCCCTGGGTCGCCAGCGCCATTTCGCTGACCGGGAGGATGATCGTGCTGGGGGTGCGCCTGGCCGCCCCGGTGATCGTCTCCGGTCTACTGGTCGACACGGCCCTGATGCTCGTCGCCCGGGCCGTGCCGCAGATGCACATCCTCGTCGTTGGAGCGCCGATTCGGCTGGGTTTCGGTCTGCTCGCCGTGGGCCTGTCGTTGCAGATTCTCCTGCCTCTCATCGTCGAGTCGATCGATGGCTCGATGACTGACGCCGGCGCGCTGCTGCGCGCCCTGGGCGGGTAA
- the fliQ gene encoding flagellar biosynthesis protein FliQ — MDEMTVVAVGREAIKVALMVGLPVLLAGMVVGVMVSIFQVATGIQDMTITFIPKILIVFAVLAFGMHWMISVLTGFIERIFTLVSGVGL, encoded by the coding sequence ATGGATGAAATGACGGTCGTAGCTGTGGGAAGAGAAGCGATCAAGGTCGCCCTGATGGTAGGGCTGCCGGTCCTGCTCGCGGGGATGGTGGTGGGTGTGATGGTCAGCATCTTCCAGGTCGCCACCGGAATCCAGGACATGACCATCACCTTTATTCCGAAGATTCTCATCGTCTTTGCCGTGCTGGCCTTCGGTATGCATTGGATGATCAGCGTGCTCACCGGCTTTATCGAGCGGATCTTCACCTTGGTCTCGGGAGTGGGGCTCTAG
- the fliP gene encoding flagellar type III secretion system pore protein FliP (The bacterial flagellar biogenesis protein FliP forms a type III secretion system (T3SS)-type pore required for flagellar assembly.), whose translation MKCGPRFEPLLRVVLATALLWLLLGPGTAMAAPGGSTLELKVTDPATDGFGSSAVRIIVMLTLIAVAPMLLLLMTSFVRLIITFHFLRQALGTPQMPPNQVLIALSLFLTLFVMSPVVDEIHQQAWQPYTEGEIDTLEAVQTAAGPVKEFMLHNTRQKDLKLFLQMGRFERPEKPEDLPMRVVVPAFAISEMRTGFEIGFLLFLPFLVVDLVVASVLLSMGMMMLPPAMVSLPFKIMLFVLVDGWTLVVGSLVAGFR comes from the coding sequence GTGAAGTGTGGTCCGCGCTTCGAGCCGCTCCTGCGCGTCGTCCTGGCGACGGCGCTGCTGTGGCTGCTGTTGGGACCCGGCACCGCGATGGCCGCACCCGGGGGATCGACCCTGGAGTTGAAAGTGACCGATCCGGCGACGGACGGCTTCGGCTCGAGCGCGGTGCGCATCATCGTGATGCTCACCCTGATCGCCGTGGCCCCCATGTTGCTGCTGCTGATGACCTCCTTCGTCAGGTTGATCATCACCTTTCACTTTCTCCGCCAGGCCCTCGGCACGCCCCAGATGCCGCCCAACCAGGTGTTGATCGCTCTCTCGCTCTTTCTCACGCTCTTCGTGATGAGCCCGGTGGTCGACGAGATTCACCAGCAGGCGTGGCAGCCCTACACAGAGGGCGAGATCGACACGCTCGAGGCGGTGCAGACCGCCGCCGGGCCGGTCAAGGAGTTCATGCTGCACAACACGCGGCAGAAGGACCTCAAGCTCTTCCTGCAGATGGGACGCTTCGAGCGACCGGAAAAGCCCGAGGATCTGCCGATGCGCGTCGTCGTTCCCGCCTTCGCCATATCGGAGATGCGCACCGGATTCGAGATCGGATTCTTGCTGTTTCTGCCCTTTCTCGTGGTCGACCTGGTGGTCGCGTCGGTGCTTTTGTCGATGGGCATGATGATGTTGCCTCCGGCGATGGTGTCGCTGCCCTTCAAGATCATGCTTTTCGTACTGGTCGATGGGTGGACCCTCGTCGTCGGTTCGCTGGTAGCGGGATTCCGCTAG
- a CDS encoding flagellar biosynthetic protein FliO, with amino-acid sequence MTPELAPSLDQGLQVVAALAVVLGLVIALGYLARRGGLRSGRGVLRVEERLTLGRGVQLAVVVAQGRRLLVGVSERQVSLVSDLGEEEEKPGGVESEGSDLPDRPREGVASFAHELTRRLRHGEMSR; translated from the coding sequence ATGACTCCCGAACTGGCACCCTCCCTCGACCAGGGGCTCCAGGTGGTCGCCGCGCTGGCGGTGGTGCTGGGGCTGGTCATCGCCCTGGGCTACCTGGCCCGCCGGGGCGGGCTGAGGAGCGGGCGCGGTGTCCTGCGGGTCGAAGAGCGCCTGACCCTGGGCCGCGGTGTCCAGCTCGCCGTGGTCGTCGCCCAGGGGCGCCGCCTGCTGGTGGGAGTCAGCGAACGACAGGTCAGCCTGGTCAGCGATCTGGGCGAGGAGGAAGAAAAACCCGGCGGGGTGGAGAGCGAGGGATCCGACCTCCCTGACCGCCCGCGGGAGGGCGTGGCGAGTTTCGCCCACGAACTGACCCGCCGGCTGCGCCATGGGGAGATGTCCCGGTGA
- a CDS encoding FliM/FliN family flagellar motor switch protein, protein MAKAEKQTSFAALFDREEFHALPLNIAARLAEGRVTLASLRMVESGSLIPLETQVGEPSHLIADGAVIGRGEIVEIKGQLAFRVTRLGHKS, encoded by the coding sequence ATGGCCAAGGCCGAAAAGCAGACTTCCTTCGCGGCGTTGTTCGACCGGGAGGAGTTCCACGCCCTGCCCCTGAACATCGCCGCGCGCCTGGCCGAGGGCCGGGTCACCCTGGCTTCACTGCGCATGGTGGAGTCCGGTTCTCTGATTCCCCTCGAAACCCAGGTCGGCGAGCCCTCCCACCTGATCGCCGACGGCGCTGTCATCGGCCGCGGCGAGATCGTCGAGATCAAGGGCCAGCTTGCTTTCCGCGTGACGCGGTTGGGGCACAAGTCATGA
- a CDS encoding flagellar hook protein FlgE, whose amino-acid sequence MAQSAFYTGLSGLRAHSAAINVIGNNLANVNTVGYKSGRASFADYFNVSSARLGGNGSTNQVGLGVGMIGVQQLFNQGALQPTEVETDLALQGNGFFYLKTPDGMSTFSRAGNFSFNANGDLVDPNGNRVQGYIEKDSQGRIIPTGAIGDINIPVGMTAPPAVTSYFEPRFNLNSEAQVDDPNTAVDESEPFQFSVGTSVYDSRGVEHNLTIQFVPQDSDGDGRLDQWSWEARVPREDLDITINPGDPDYYVVDSGTMTFDGDGKMVTPAGNISLSIPAWASGASAQTVEWRLYDSQGSALAHSYAENSAVESIAQDGYGLGRLHSLSIGPDGLVSGVFTNGQTLELAQIAIASFNNPDGLFRRGDNTYLTSVGSGQPAIGTAQTGGRGAVVARALELSNVDITEQFTSLIVAERGYQSNSRVITTADEILQETLSIKR is encoded by the coding sequence ATGGCACAGAGCGCTTTTTACACGGGACTTTCCGGCCTGCGGGCCCATTCGGCGGCGATCAACGTGATCGGTAACAACCTGGCCAACGTCAACACCGTGGGCTACAAGTCCGGGCGGGCGAGTTTTGCCGACTACTTCAATGTTTCCAGTGCCCGCCTCGGTGGTAACGGCAGCACGAACCAGGTCGGTCTCGGTGTGGGCATGATCGGGGTGCAGCAACTCTTCAACCAGGGCGCTCTCCAGCCCACCGAAGTGGAAACCGACCTGGCGCTGCAAGGCAACGGATTCTTCTACCTCAAGACGCCCGACGGGATGTCGACTTTTTCCCGGGCGGGGAACTTCTCGTTCAACGCCAACGGCGACCTGGTCGATCCCAACGGCAACCGGGTGCAGGGTTATATCGAGAAGGACTCCCAGGGCCGGATCATTCCCACCGGCGCGATCGGCGATATCAACATTCCCGTCGGGATGACCGCGCCGCCCGCCGTGACCAGCTATTTCGAGCCCCGCTTCAACCTCAATTCCGAAGCCCAGGTGGACGATCCCAATACGGCGGTGGACGAGTCGGAGCCTTTCCAGTTCAGCGTCGGCACCAGCGTCTACGACTCGCGGGGTGTCGAACACAACCTGACGATCCAGTTCGTGCCCCAGGACAGCGACGGCGACGGTCGCCTCGACCAGTGGTCCTGGGAGGCCCGCGTGCCGCGGGAGGACCTGGACATCACCATCAACCCGGGTGATCCCGACTACTACGTGGTGGACTCGGGCACGATGACCTTCGATGGTGACGGCAAGATGGTCACCCCCGCGGGCAACATCAGCCTGAGCATTCCCGCCTGGGCCAGCGGCGCCTCGGCCCAGACGGTCGAGTGGCGCCTCTACGATTCCCAGGGTTCTGCCCTGGCCCACAGCTACGCCGAAAACTCCGCCGTCGAGTCGATCGCCCAGGACGGCTATGGCCTCGGTCGGCTGCATTCTCTTTCGATCGGCCCCGACGGGTTGGTCTCCGGTGTGTTCACCAACGGTCAGACCCTCGAACTGGCGCAGATCGCCATCGCCAGTTTCAACAATCCCGACGGTCTCTTCCGCCGTGGCGACAACACTTACCTGACCTCCGTGGGTTCCGGTCAGCCGGCCATCGGCACGGCCCAGACGGGCGGGAGGGGCGCCGTCGTCGCCCGGGCCCTGGAGCTGTCCAACGTGGACATCACCGAGCAGTTCACCAGCCTGATCGTCGCCGAAAGGGGCTACCAGTCCAACAGCCGGGTGATCACCACCGCCGACGAGATCCTCCAGGAAACCCTCTCCATCAAGCGGTAA
- a CDS encoding flagellar hook assembly protein FlgD — protein sequence MQATTGVIDASTYRLQNEPSLFATEKPELGRDEFMQLLVAQLENQDPMNPQDDSEFVAQLATFSSLEQLVDMNKRMDSMLDSQAQLVNSQSLNLIGREVLADTGGQVQLRSDGVAETVVVDLAETVTSARVEIYDSHGGLLRTLAVDDPGPGRHQVQWDGLDENGNAMTAGMYEFRVVTQDGEGLEQQQQGFVLVPVEGLHVGANGLAFVSGNRVMTFDEVLEIRVGETEAEPVEESP from the coding sequence ATGCAAGCAACGACTGGTGTCATCGATGCCTCGACTTACCGGCTGCAGAACGAGCCCAGCCTCTTCGCCACGGAAAAGCCGGAGCTGGGGCGTGACGAGTTCATGCAGCTTCTCGTGGCCCAACTCGAAAACCAGGATCCGATGAATCCGCAGGACGACTCGGAGTTCGTCGCGCAGCTCGCGACCTTCTCTTCGCTCGAGCAGCTGGTAGACATGAACAAGCGCATGGACAGCATGCTCGACAGCCAGGCGCAACTGGTCAACAGCCAGTCCCTGAACCTGATCGGGAGAGAAGTTCTGGCGGATACCGGGGGACAGGTTCAGCTCCGCAGTGACGGCGTCGCCGAAACGGTGGTCGTCGACCTGGCCGAGACCGTCACGTCGGCGCGTGTGGAAATCTACGACAGCCACGGAGGGCTGCTGCGTACGCTCGCCGTGGACGATCCGGGCCCCGGCAGGCACCAGGTGCAATGGGACGGACTGGACGAAAACGGCAACGCGATGACGGCTGGTATGTACGAATTCAGGGTCGTGACCCAGGACGGTGAAGGCCTCGAGCAGCAACAGCAGGGGTTCGTCCTCGTACCCGTCGAAGGCTTGCACGTCGGGGCCAACGGGCTGGCCTTCGTCAGCGGCAATCGCGTGATGACCTTCGACGAGGTCCTCGAGATCCGGGTCGGAGAGACGGAAGCCGAACCCGTCGAAGAGTCACCCTGA
- a CDS encoding flagellar hook-length control protein FliK, whose product MVQKRIEGVRVDFPVQMPGSPATSADPARGKRPPRDEGGPATFAGLLETLERRPFPAPRPPGDAARGREEGPERADEAAFPPPVSTAAASASDRQPARKEARDADRQAEAAGAEVPRDQQTLSGVIADGPVSAHAGTSPPAGEVTRSPSRAGALHALERWFPTGPQSPASETVADLTAKVTLRQPGGGPPAEGSRGAGRDGDNLLAPAQPAAVESQAQQVRKLDGQAVRRSVEEALERARRGRRPVVRAAALPPEAAPTAPSRSTPAAPSSPESPASSPADSPGASEAAPRGEAGPAPRASATPVSRPEHAPTAGGRSPKDPGPEGATSRGAGSMALSASGSGGATPPAAGSAVTAGRATLVEQIAARIARLTPGQSVTVTLDPAELGKVAIRFVRRGKQWKVQLIAERSETAVLLTRDLQRLEPLVERNLPGTRVEVATGGDPQGEFQDGPGNSARGTEGRGLLPADEDAPASQGPGVVTAPRRVDPDAYLDILG is encoded by the coding sequence GTGGTCCAGAAGAGGATCGAGGGAGTCAGAGTGGACTTTCCCGTCCAGATGCCCGGTTCCCCTGCGACGAGCGCCGATCCGGCGCGCGGGAAGAGGCCGCCTCGGGATGAGGGCGGTCCGGCGACCTTCGCCGGTCTGCTCGAAACCCTCGAGCGGCGCCCCTTCCCCGCGCCCCGGCCGCCCGGCGATGCCGCTCGGGGGCGGGAGGAAGGGCCGGAGCGAGCTGACGAAGCCGCTTTCCCACCGCCTGTTTCTACCGCGGCCGCGAGCGCATCCGATCGCCAGCCCGCCCGCAAGGAGGCGAGGGATGCCGACAGGCAGGCCGAGGCTGCCGGGGCGGAGGTCCCCCGGGACCAGCAAACGCTCTCCGGGGTGATCGCCGATGGCCCCGTGTCGGCACATGCCGGGACGTCCCCGCCGGCCGGGGAAGTGACCCGGTCACCGTCCCGTGCCGGAGCGCTGCATGCCCTCGAACGGTGGTTTCCGACGGGTCCGCAGTCCCCGGCTTCGGAGACGGTCGCCGACCTGACCGCCAAGGTCACGCTGCGGCAACCCGGTGGCGGTCCACCGGCCGAGGGCTCCCGGGGGGCCGGCCGCGACGGCGACAACCTGCTCGCCCCCGCCCAGCCGGCGGCTGTCGAGTCCCAGGCTCAACAGGTGCGCAAACTCGACGGCCAGGCGGTCCGGCGAAGTGTCGAAGAAGCCCTCGAACGAGCCCGCCGGGGACGGCGTCCCGTGGTCCGCGCGGCGGCTCTGCCGCCGGAAGCGGCCCCGACCGCGCCGTCGAGGTCCACGCCTGCCGCGCCCTCTTCCCCGGAGTCCCCGGCTTCCTCTCCCGCCGATTCACCGGGTGCGTCCGAAGCGGCGCCCCGTGGGGAGGCGGGCCCGGCACCACGCGCCTCGGCCACGCCTGTGTCCCGGCCGGAGCACGCTCCCACCGCCGGGGGCCGCTCGCCGAAGGACCCGGGACCCGAGGGGGCCACGAGCCGGGGCGCGGGGTCGATGGCGCTCTCCGCCAGCGGGAGCGGGGGGGCGACACCCCCGGCCGCGGGGTCGGCTGTCACCGCCGGTAGAGCGACCCTGGTCGAGCAGATCGCCGCCAGGATCGCGCGCCTGACTCCGGGACAGAGCGTCACGGTGACCCTCGATCCGGCGGAGCTCGGCAAGGTGGCCATCCGCTTCGTGCGGCGAGGCAAGCAGTGGAAGGTGCAGTTGATCGCCGAACGCAGCGAGACCGCGGTTCTGCTGACGCGGGATCTTCAGCGTCTCGAGCCCCTGGTCGAGCGCAACCTTCCCGGCACACGGGTCGAGGTCGCCACGGGAGGAGACCCCCAGGGTGAGTTCCAGGACGGACCCGGCAACTCGGCTCGGGGGACCGAGGGCCGGGGCCTGCTCCCCGCCGACGAGGATGCTCCCGCCTCCCAGGGTCCGGGTGTGGTCACCGCACCCCGGCGCGTCGATCCCGACGCGTACCTCGACATTCTCGGCTGA
- a CDS encoding chemotaxis protein CheX produces the protein MTRACLEMDVASIVEESFREVVETMFALPVESMEPAGVEDPAVVGMIGLAGSEFHGLLQVHCTRAAARRLAAALLGGEEMLDDPAMISDSLGELANMLGGSVKQRVDSTGNKVEISLPSVLEGQFETHDARGSERSEKAFRVDGEPVLVCFVREIQAAD, from the coding sequence ATGACGCGTGCATGCTTGGAGATGGACGTGGCCTCCATCGTCGAGGAGTCGTTCCGCGAAGTGGTGGAGACCATGTTCGCTCTGCCCGTGGAGTCCATGGAACCTGCCGGAGTCGAGGATCCGGCCGTGGTCGGCATGATCGGCCTGGCCGGATCAGAGTTTCACGGGCTGCTTCAGGTTCACTGCACCCGGGCGGCGGCACGTCGGCTGGCCGCCGCGCTGCTCGGCGGAGAGGAGATGCTGGACGACCCGGCGATGATCTCCGACAGTCTCGGCGAGCTGGCCAACATGCTCGGCGGCAGCGTCAAGCAGCGCGTCGACTCTACGGGAAACAAGGTCGAAATCTCCCTGCCCTCGGTCCTCGAGGGGCAGTTCGAAACCCACGATGCCAGGGGCTCCGAGCGGAGCGAGAAGGCTTTCCGGGTCGACGGCGAACCAGTTCTCGTCTGCTTCGTCCGCGAGATCCAGGCGGCTGACTGA
- a CDS encoding response regulator: MAMNILLVDDSAVMRKVLTRALRQAGLDIGDILEAGDGLEALNVLEGGASVDVVLSDWNMPNMNGVDFVAQARSKGYEMPIIMVTTESGDDRISQATEAGANGFVHKPFTPDRLAETLGRFVCV; this comes from the coding sequence ATGGCCATGAACATTCTTCTCGTCGACGATTCCGCCGTCATGCGGAAAGTTCTCACCCGAGCCCTGCGGCAAGCCGGTCTCGATATCGGCGACATCCTCGAAGCCGGGGATGGTCTCGAAGCCCTCAACGTGCTCGAGGGAGGGGCCAGCGTCGACGTGGTGCTCTCCGACTGGAACATGCCCAACATGAACGGTGTCGACTTCGTCGCCCAGGCGCGATCCAAGGGCTACGAGATGCCGATCATCATGGTCACCACCGAGTCCGGCGATGATCGCATCAGCCAGGCCACCGAGGCTGGAGCCAACGGCTTCGTCCACAAGCCGTTCACCCCCGATCGGCTGGCCGAGACGCTGGGTCGATTCGTTTGCGTTTGA
- a CDS encoding M23 family metallopeptidase has protein sequence MTKRKGAGRLKWILLLLVLCGGAWALYGATLRGPNVAIEITSDRPAIGPGTRVHASFAAERWGLGRIRLVFEQGSCRKVLAEQTLSRPSAFDLLAAASAGARAELSAEVGRQSVECLAEGSATILAEAERMSGPLRGEKWSRISVELPVRLRPPSIQVLSTAHYVTQGGSGAVAFHVSETAVRSGVRVGERDIPSYPHPRGGTGHRVVLFGVPWDMDSAKEIRLFAEDDAGNRAEAAFIFGRQFRRRAPRKDVIRLPDSFLERVVPSIEGQTPRLDTSGSLIERYLRINQQLRVANRRTVAELAEKSAGEALWDGPFLQLPNSARRAGFAERRTYLYRGRVVDHQTHLGLDLASVAHADVPAPNRGRVLFAGYLGIYGNVVILDHGLGLLSLSAHLSRVAVSVGDLVDKGQTVGASGATGLAGGDHLHLGLFAGGIAVSPMEWLDPRWIRNRIEPVLAHGEARETATGK, from the coding sequence ATGACGAAGAGGAAGGGGGCCGGGCGCCTGAAGTGGATCCTGCTGCTGCTGGTGCTATGCGGTGGAGCCTGGGCCCTCTATGGTGCCACTCTCCGCGGGCCGAACGTGGCCATCGAGATCACTTCCGATCGGCCGGCGATCGGTCCGGGCACCCGGGTCCACGCTTCTTTCGCCGCCGAGCGCTGGGGCCTGGGCCGGATCCGCCTGGTCTTCGAGCAGGGCTCGTGCCGCAAGGTGCTGGCCGAGCAAACCCTCTCACGCCCCTCGGCTTTCGACCTGCTGGCCGCCGCCTCGGCGGGGGCCCGGGCGGAGCTGAGTGCCGAGGTCGGGAGGCAGAGCGTCGAATGCCTGGCCGAGGGATCGGCCACGATTCTCGCCGAGGCCGAGCGCATGTCCGGTCCTCTGCGGGGCGAGAAGTGGAGCCGGATCAGCGTCGAGCTGCCTGTCCGCCTGCGGCCGCCGTCGATCCAGGTGCTCAGCACGGCCCACTACGTCACCCAGGGCGGCAGCGGCGCGGTGGCCTTTCACGTTTCGGAGACCGCCGTGCGCTCGGGGGTGCGGGTGGGGGAACGCGACATTCCGTCCTATCCCCATCCCCGGGGGGGGACCGGCCACCGCGTGGTCCTCTTCGGCGTGCCGTGGGACATGGACAGCGCCAAGGAGATCCGCCTGTTCGCCGAGGACGACGCGGGCAACCGGGCGGAGGCCGCCTTCATCTTCGGCCGCCAGTTCCGCCGCAGGGCACCCCGCAAGGACGTCATCCGCCTGCCCGACAGCTTCCTCGAGCGGGTGGTGCCTTCCATCGAGGGGCAGACTCCCCGACTCGACACCAGCGGCAGCCTGATCGAGCGCTACCTGCGGATCAACCAGCAGCTTCGCGTCGCCAACCGCCGGACCGTCGCCGAGCTGGCGGAGAAGAGTGCCGGGGAGGCCCTGTGGGACGGCCCCTTCCTGCAACTCCCGAATTCGGCCCGCCGGGCCGGCTTCGCCGAGCGGCGGACCTACCTCTACCGGGGCCGGGTGGTCGACCACCAGACGCACCTCGGTCTGGACCTGGCTTCCGTGGCCCACGCCGACGTGCCCGCGCCCAACCGGGGCCGGGTCCTCTTCGCCGGCTATCTGGGGATTTACGGCAACGTGGTGATCCTCGACCACGGCCTGGGCCTGCTCAGCCTCAGCGCGCACCTCAGCCGGGTGGCGGTGTCGGTCGGCGACCTGGTGGACAAGGGGCAGACCGTCGGGGCCAGCGGGGCGACGGGACTGGCCGGTGGCGATCACCTGCACCTGGGACTCTTCGCCGGCGGGATCGCGGTCAGTCCCATGGAATGGCTCGATCCCCGCTGGATTCGCAACCGCATCGAGCCTGTTCTCGCCCACGGGGAGGCCCGGGAAACCGCCACGGGCAAGTAA